In the Leptotrichia sp. oral taxon 212 genome, one interval contains:
- a CDS encoding helix-turn-helix transcriptional regulator, which yields MKINLLKSKMSLYGDNNKKLADKLNITPSAFSRKINGRSDFNVDEIKFIRKEYNLTDEEFISIFFD from the coding sequence ATGAAAATAAACCTTTTGAAATCAAAAATGAGTTTGTATGGAGATAATAATAAAAAACTTGCTGATAAGCTAAATATTACCCCTTCTGCTTTTTCAAGGAAAATAAATGGAAGGAGTGATTTTAATGTTGATGAAATTAAATTTATCAGAAAAGAATATAATTTGACTGATGAAGAATTTATTAGTATTTTTTTTGATTAA
- a CDS encoding helix-turn-helix domain-containing protein has product MDENIKDINNKILGGKIREYRKKNKLSLEELAKKIGITKLSVQKYEVGDRTIPFNILVNFFKELEIPINELEYFFKKEKKSEIKEILKDLSKEDKKLTDIVYFIEYLENLGFSFSVVDSFKLGHNLVYGDMRDAARNPKIVIIKHLSKKSSYSIGIRDFILFISFYSVNNLSSFINYFETLHLDRNDTIYNDMEIERMEEMFSKIPLKSDYNYNKILERLGVGEKFFKWENREPVSKKETKK; this is encoded by the coding sequence ATGGATGAAAATATTAAAGATATTAATAATAAAATTTTAGGTGGCAAAATACGTGAATATAGAAAAAAAAACAAATTAAGTTTAGAAGAACTTGCTAAAAAAATAGGTATTACTAAATTAAGTGTCCAAAAATATGAAGTTGGGGATAGAACAATACCATTTAATATTTTAGTAAATTTTTTTAAAGAATTAGAAATTCCTATAAATGAACTAGAATATTTTTTTAAAAAAGAGAAGAAATCAGAAATAAAAGAAATTTTAAAAGATTTATCAAAAGAAGATAAAAAGCTTACTGATATAGTATATTTTATTGAATATTTAGAAAATTTAGGATTTTCATTTTCTGTGGTTGATTCTTTTAAATTAGGACACAATTTAGTATATGGAGATATGAGGGATGCTGCTAGAAATCCTAAAATAGTAATTATAAAGCATCTCAGTAAAAAAAGTTCTTATAGTATAGGAATTAGAGATTTTATATTATTTATAAGTTTTTATTCAGTAAATAATTTAAGCAGTTTTATTAATTATTTTGAGACTCTTCATTTAGACAGAAATGATACTATATATAATGATATGGAAATAGAAAGAATGGAAGAGATGTTTTCAAAGATTCCATTGAAATCGGATTATAATTATAATAAAATTCTTGAAAGGCTTGGTGTGGGAGAAAAATTCTTCAAATGGGAAAATAGAGAACCTGTTTCAAAGAAAGAAACTAAAAAATAA
- a CDS encoding protein rep, which translates to MINIQEYEETTRQYQIAIKWYRDKVFQNTVSESAFNSIEKCYENYQYSIDRNIKFEKRARCKNNCCPICNTKYKANKYFEIVGKLQNINNKCLLFSLTLNGKNTEINHEELKREIEENNRKFNKLIKYPKLKKVITGYLKVIEIAYIPERNSFLPHLHIILFTIKGIYKHFKIRELKKLIENRWSELKGFKANTYLKKLGTEEKINKCVSYLTTSEKKRLSKFFNEDRKILATYLKSIKRKRLYIWSN; encoded by the coding sequence GTGATAAATATCCAAGAATACGAAGAGACAACGAGACAATATCAAATAGCTATTAAATGGTATAGAGATAAAGTATTTCAAAATACAGTCTCTGAATCAGCCTTTAATTCTATTGAAAAATGTTATGAAAATTATCAGTATAGCATTGACAGAAATATAAAGTTTGAAAAAAGAGCAAGATGTAAAAATAACTGTTGCCCTATATGTAATACAAAATACAAGGCAAATAAATATTTTGAAATAGTGGGAAAGCTTCAGAATATAAATAATAAATGTCTTCTGTTTTCATTAACTTTAAACGGTAAAAATACTGAAATTAATCATGAAGAATTAAAAAGGGAAATAGAAGAAAATAACAGGAAGTTCAATAAGCTGATTAAATATCCAAAATTAAAAAAAGTAATAACAGGATATTTAAAGGTAATAGAAATAGCTTATATTCCTGAAAGAAATAGTTTTCTTCCTCATTTACATATTATTCTTTTTACAATAAAAGGAATATATAAGCATTTTAAGATAAGAGAGCTGAAGAAATTGATAGAAAACAGATGGAGTGAATTGAAAGGATTTAAGGCTAATACTTACTTAAAAAAATTAGGTACAGAAGAGAAAATAAATAAATGTGTGTCTTACCTTACTACTTCTGAAAAAAAAAGATTAAGTAAATTTTTCAATGAAGACAGGAAGATATTGGCAACGTATCTGAAAAGTATAAAACGAAAACGGTTATACATTTGGAGTAACTAA
- a CDS encoding DUF739 family protein produces the protein MMNLRKLKGKIIEKGYTAGQLAKKIGIGNTSMSYKMNQHKPFNLFEMKKIIELLDLSSEEIMNIFFS, from the coding sequence ATGATGAATCTTAGAAAGTTAAAGGGAAAAATTATAGAAAAAGGTTATACTGCAGGACAATTAGCTAAGAAAATTGGAATAGGAAATACTTCTATGAGTTATAAAATGAATCAGCATAAACCTTTTAACCTGTTTGAAATGAAAAAAATAATAGAATTATTAGATTTGAGCAGTGAGGAAATTATGAATATTTTTTTCAGTTAA